The following is a genomic window from Mycobacterium parmense.
GCATGTTCTCGACGTCCAGGGCCATGTCGCGGACGTCCTTCGGCCGCCTCGGCGCGACGATGACGTCGTCGAAATTGCCTTCGGTGATCCGCCGGCACGCCGCGGCCAGGGCCGCGAGCGGCCGGGCCACGGTGTCGCGCACCAGGAAACCGAGGACCCCGGCCGTGACGAAGAAGACCAGCACCATCGCGAACAGCACCCGGTCGCGCCAGGCGTCGGTGTGTTTGAGGGCGTCGGCCGAGCTCGTCCACGCGGCCGCCAGGTTGACGTTCTGCCGGTCGAACAGCGCGCGCAGGTGGTCGAATTCCGCCTTCCCGCGCTCGGCCGCGTTGCCGGTGATGACGTTGCGCGCGTTCGGGTTCACGCTGGCGATGATCGGTTCGGCGTAGCTGGTCCGCCAGTGGTCGGCGGCCCGCTCGATCGCATCCAGGTCGGCGATCAAATCCGGGCGCTGGGCGACGCGGCGGCGGATCTCGGCGGCGGCCGCCTGCTCGGCCTGCTCACCGTCGTAGTAGGGCGTCAGGAATTGGCGGTCGGTGGCGATCAGGTAGCCGCGCACGCCCGTTTCCTGGTCGCGCAGGGCCGCCTGCAGCTGGCTCGCCGCCACCCGCGCCGGCTGGATGTTGTCGATCAGCTCACGCGACATGTCGTCGGTTCGATGCAGCAACGTCGCGCCGATCAGCGCCCCGGCGAGCACCATCGCGCCCATGCTGAACAACACCACGGCCTGCCATCCGCGCACGGTCAACTGCGACAGGCGCAGGCGCCGCGACAGCGGGGTCACGCGGTGGTCCGCTCGACGCGCAGCACGGCGATGTCGTCGGTGAGCCCACCGCGCGGCTGGGCGAGCTCCTGGGCTCCGTCGATGAGGGCGTCGACGAACGCCGGTCCGGCCAGGTGCGCGCGCGACCGCGCCAGCGCCAGCAGGCCGTCCTCGCCGAGGCGGCGGTTGCCCTCCCCCGAATACCCTTCGAAAAGCCCGTCGGTCAGCAGCAGCAGGCCGTAGCCCACCGGCAGGTGCAGCTCGTACAGCGGCCAGTCGTCAGCGCGCAGGCCCAGGGCCGGGCCGCCCGGCGGCTCGATCCACTCGACGGTTTGGCCGCCCTGCAGCAACATCCCCGGGTGGCCGGCGCGGATTGCGGTGATCGGGCAATCGTGCGGCGGGATCTCGAGGCCGAGCACCGTCGCGAACACCGCGGTGTCGCTGCGTTCCGAGTGCAGGACGCGCTCGAGCTGCCGCATCAGCTCCACGCCGCGGACGCCCGCGAGCGTGAGGGCGCGGAACGCGATCCGCAGGGCCGCGCCCAGCGCCGCCTCGTGCGGCCCGTGGCCCGCCACGTCCCCGATCAGGACGTGGACGATGCGGTCGGCCGTCTGGACGACGTCGTAGAAGTCGCCGCACAACAGCGCGTCCTCGCGGCTGGGCCGGTACCGCGCGACGATCTCGACGCCCGGGGAGTCCAGCAGCAGCGGCGACGGCAGCAGGCCGCGTTCCAGCAGCGCGTTCTCCCGGGCCCGCAGCTGGCTGGCGTGCAGGTCGGCGGCGATCAGCTCGGCGCGTTTGCGCTCGATCGCATACAGCAGCGCGCGCCGCAGCATCTCGGGTTCGACGCGCCCCTTGACCAGGTAGTCCTGGGCGCCGGCCGCGACGGCGGACGCCCCGAAGTACTCGTCGTTCAGACCGGTGAGCACCACGATCGGCACCGTGGCGTCGCGCTTGGCGATGCGGTCGAGCGCGTCGATCCCGTTGGCGTCGGGCAGGTGCAGGTCCAGCAGCACGCAGTCGGGACGTGCGGACGCCAGCTCGCGCTCGGCGTGCGCCATCGACTGCGCCCACACCACCCTGATGTCGGCGACCGCGTCGGCGATCAGGTCCTCCACCAGCACCGCGTCGGCGCGGTCGTCTTCGACGAGCAGCAGCGACAGCGACCGCCAGTTGGC
Proteins encoded in this region:
- a CDS encoding PP2C family protein-serine/threonine phosphatase, translating into MPVRAPVTPAANWRSLSLLLVEDDRADAVLVEDLIADAVADIRVVWAQSMAHAERELASARPDCVLLDLHLPDANGIDALDRIAKRDATVPIVVLTGLNDEYFGASAVAAGAQDYLVKGRVEPEMLRRALLYAIERKRAELIAADLHASQLRARENALLERGLLPSPLLLDSPGVEIVARYRPSREDALLCGDFYDVVQTADRIVHVLIGDVAGHGPHEAALGAALRIAFRALTLAGVRGVELMRQLERVLHSERSDTAVFATVLGLEIPPHDCPITAIRAGHPGMLLQGGQTVEWIEPPGGPALGLRADDWPLYELHLPVGYGLLLLTDGLFEGYSGEGNRRLGEDGLLALARSRAHLAGPAFVDALIDGAQELAQPRGGLTDDIAVLRVERTTA